Proteins encoded in a region of the Burkholderiales bacterium genome:
- a CDS encoding FAD-dependent oxidoreductase, whose protein sequence is MRSDIVVLGAGIVGISVALHLQKRGRSVALVDRRGAAEETSFGNAGLIQKEGVYPYGFPHDFSALVRYGFNRTIDAYYHASALPGLAPFLARYWMHSRPARHHEVAQKYAKLIEHCVEEHDALAAEAGAQDFFKRTGWMKLFRTERERDKRYAEADATLPEFGVKYAKLDRSQLLEIEPHLVPCLAGAIHYTEPTSVDDPQGLALIYLGLFEKLGGRFLQGNAQSLEPDGTGWRMRTAQGPLAADAAVIALGPWADVITRALGYDFPLAVKRGYHMHYRAAGEARLNHPVLDFERGYFLAPMRRGIRLTTGAEFARRDALKTPVQLGRAEPIARDLFPLAERLDTEAWMGARPCTPDMLPIIGRAPRHNNLWFSFGHAHHGLTLGPVTGRLVAEMATGETPFVDPSPFSPDRF, encoded by the coding sequence ATGCGCAGTGACATCGTCGTGCTGGGAGCGGGAATCGTCGGGATCTCGGTCGCCCTGCACCTGCAGAAACGGGGGCGGTCGGTGGCGTTGGTCGACCGCCGCGGCGCCGCCGAGGAGACCTCGTTCGGCAACGCCGGGCTGATCCAGAAGGAAGGCGTCTATCCGTACGGCTTCCCGCACGACTTCAGCGCGCTGGTGCGCTACGGGTTCAACCGCACCATCGACGCCTATTACCACGCGTCGGCGCTGCCGGGGCTCGCGCCTTTCCTGGCGCGCTACTGGATGCACTCGCGTCCGGCGCGGCACCACGAAGTCGCGCAGAAGTACGCGAAGCTGATCGAGCACTGCGTCGAAGAGCACGACGCGCTCGCGGCCGAAGCGGGCGCGCAGGATTTCTTCAAACGCACCGGCTGGATGAAGCTCTTCCGGACCGAGCGCGAGCGCGACAAGCGCTACGCGGAAGCCGACGCGACGCTGCCCGAGTTCGGCGTGAAGTACGCGAAGCTCGACCGCAGCCAGCTTCTGGAGATCGAGCCGCACCTCGTGCCGTGCCTCGCGGGCGCGATCCACTACACCGAGCCGACGAGCGTCGACGACCCGCAGGGGCTCGCGCTCATCTACCTCGGTCTGTTCGAGAAGCTCGGCGGGCGCTTCCTGCAGGGGAATGCGCAAAGTCTGGAGCCCGACGGCACGGGTTGGCGCATGCGTACCGCCCAGGGGCCGCTCGCGGCGGACGCCGCGGTCATCGCGCTCGGGCCGTGGGCGGATGTGATCACGCGCGCGCTCGGCTACGACTTTCCGCTCGCGGTGAAGCGCGGCTATCACATGCACTATCGCGCGGCCGGCGAGGCGCGGCTCAACCATCCGGTGCTCGATTTCGAGCGCGGTTACTTCCTCGCACCGATGCGGCGGGGGATACGATTGACGACGGGTGCGGAGTTCGCGCGGCGCGACGCGCTCAAGACGCCGGTGCAGCTCGGCCGCGCCGAGCCGATCGCGCGCGACCTTTTTCCGCTCGCGGAACGCCTCGATACCGAAGCCTGGATGGGCGCGCGCCCTTGCACGCCCGACATGCTGCCGATCATCGGCCGCGCGCCGCGGCACAACAACCTGTGGTTTTCGTTCGGCCACGCGCACCACGGGCTCACGCTGGGACCGGTGACGGGCAGGCTCGTGGCGGAGATGGCGACCGGCGAGACGCCGTTCGTCGACCCGTCGCCTTTCTCCCCCGACCGCTTCTAG